The genomic stretch TACATTTGtgtatacataaataaacagatgtatACTATGAAAAAGCATAAATACGTACAGAACGGCGCTATGTTGTTGTCCGTTGCCCAAGACGTCATCAGGCATGTTCATGGGATGCGCTGACGTCAGCGACGGCGACTGACGTATGCATGTGGTCTTGGCATTGAGCTAGTGGGCTCGCCGCATTCTTGGCGAGAAACCCCCGAGAACCGGCGGTGGGTTCTTTTGCGCATCGATTAACACCGCGGCAGTCGTGGCGCCATGTCGAGGTACATGTAGTCTTCGAAACATCGGCGGCTGTGACATCAAGCGCCGGCATGTGCAGTCCAAAGGGCAGGGGCGTGGCGGTTGTGCTTCTGCATCTCGGATTCCAAACCGCCAGGCTTTAATCTTTCGCCTTCCATTCCTCACTGCCTGCACATCCGTATCAAGCAACGTCACACGGGCACTGCCTAACCTTTGGTCCCTTACCAGTTAACCCTAcctcctgctctctctctcttcacccCCTCTTCCtcctatctctctctttgtgcagtcggtttaaatatttctagacTCGAAACATAATGTGATGGCAAGGCTGGATGTTTAAAGTCTCACCCGAGGGCAAAGTTGTTTTCAGGGCACAAGGGACACTGCATGATACTTGCTATACCTCCCTTTTTACCTAGACTAAGAGAGAAAGGTAAGAATATCTTTTCCAAGTGATATACAACGATAGTCTTAGTAACTATGTTTAGTTCACAAAATAAGCAAAGAAGTATCCCAGAGAAAATCTCTGTGGGTGCAGAAGGGACAATATACACATTGCATTGTTCATCGTAaagaagtaataataacaacaacaacaacaacaacaacaagaggcTTTCGTCCATCGCGAGTTTCACCCGTGGCAAGAGGTCGCAGACTATAACGCATCGTCACAAGAGTACACTGGCTGTTATGGCAAAGCTTCATCCTCATGTTCTAGGCCTTCAGTGTTTGTCTTAAAGTTAATCCTAATAATAAAGTTTTCCcgcatttgctttttttaaaaaaaaaaagacctggATGTATTCATATGTTAAACTAGCAACAACTGCGTGGCTCAATAAAATCAAGCAACTTGGCGAGCACAGTCTTGTGTTTTCTTCCAGCTGGTCTTTAAAGAGGGATGGAGGAGTGGGGTGAGATGGGGTTGGAAAGACGGAAGAGAGATGGTTTCACCgcatcacacacacgcgcgcgcgcatgtaGATGGGTGAGTAAGTCGAGTGTCCATCGATCAGACGCTGTCCATGTATCATTCATGTCTTGCCCGCGGCCTCAACACAAGGTGCCCTGGCACCTGGGACCGTCTTGGGGACTGGGTGGTGGGGCTGTGGGGCAGAGTGGGGCCCTGGCTAATTCTTTACATAACGGGCTTGCAGTTCTGCAAGTGGCACAGAAATGCCACGACCCGGGGGACCGCTGTACACAACCACCGCTGTCCGATATGTCGGAGCTTGGTGCACTGTCACTTCTGTTTTTGAATTGGGTTACTTGTCAATGTAGCACTTTGTCCTCAGAGAATGATATGTTACAATATTggtattattttgttatctAGCTCTTTCACGTCCACGTCTTCTCTAGCCACCAGGAACTACTGGCGCCCTTCTCTTTCTATTGAGTTTGTCTTCACTGCATGGCGACCGtcaagtttctttatttctcttcttgttcACTAAGACACAAAGACGAACATCCTGGTTAGTTTGATGTTTAtgcttcttcttttctgttcctCTTTGCCTGACGTTtactctctttcttttgctggttacttttatttctctctcctccctctctctcactctttctctcacaccctggattctctccctttttgtatttgtctgcGGTGTGGAGGATGAATGGCGTGCATGctcagtgacaatgacaatggtaatGCTTTATTCATCCTTGCGGAAATTAAACGCCATCAGAAATCGCCATTTCAACACAGTGTCAATCAAATCTCCACTCCACCccgtgagagtgagagagggagagaaagaaaaacagagatgcGCGCAATATTCTCTTCTCAATCTATAGGTACCCAACAACATAATTGGTGCACTTGTCTGAACTATGGATCGAATTCACTCATCTTCAAGACAGTACCGATACAGTCTGCTTGCACTGGCCTACTGAAATCGTTTGTTCACAACCCACTGATCATAAATTCACACACTGCTCATTACAATGTTTTTACTCGGGCTATCGAGCCGTCTTAACACATCGAATATGTGACGATGTTTGGCAAAGTCTCTGGCAAAGcttcatgtaaacatttagtCAACATTGTCACATGTTCGACAAAGTAACAATTTCGACGATACTGCTGACGCGGGAAAAAGTAGCAGATTTTGAGGTATTTCTTTGGcccaccaacagcagcagcagcagcagcagcagcagcaacaacaacaacaacaacaacaacaacaaattgttttctatttgaTTCTTACAACACCGATTAACAATTAACAAGCCAAAATCtcttcatcactttcttcttcgGCAATGTGTGCCATCAGagggggtggatggggtggatggggcgGAAATGTCTGGGGGAAGAAAACAAGACCGTCTGTCGTACAGAATggatttaaaattaaaaagttttaagcCTCTTGTCTAGGTTTCcggatttactttttttccaggACTCAGTCGAACAGACATGAGTGTGGCATTTTCCTTCTTAGTGGCGTTCCTTAAATATTGACTTTACTCTCACTTCGCCATTGTGCCCCCGTCGAGAGGCTGTAACTAAAAGTGGGTTCTTTGCTAATTCAGCAGCGTGCTGCCGAAAATAACTCGTCAAAACATGCTCCGTTAGTCAAGCGTCGCTATTTATGGCTCTTTCTCAtggcagaaagaaaagaaaaaaaaaacgaacatgATAGACATAtgttagtctgtgtgtgtgcgctcgcccACGTGCATAAATAGGTATCCCATTACCAGTATCTACACACAGCTTTGTACATGCATGCCCGCAAGTCAAGCGGACAGACAGCTCACAAAGTATTCGCATCGAAGGAAAACACAATTTGGCGATGATTCAACGATGTAAGAAAGCATTGTGATTGTGAGGCTTCGCGGCCATGTGTCAGATTCTGGCAAAATGGTTCAACGGAGCCAGTGCACCCGACTGGGTGGAAGACGCAGTATgagcatggacgtgtacaggtggactgctgtctgtctgccaagaccaacgcttagcctcttgcgaagttctccgctgttagtctcggcgagccgtaacaaagaatgggactaaaccggaagctttgtcgtctaatgcctcgttttagtagttaactggaaaaaaaatcgtctgccagcagtccagttatacaagttcgtgttatAAGGGAGGACAACAACGGCAGAGGGGGTTTGGAACTTCCTTCTCCTGGCCACCGAGGAGTGAAGGAGCGAACATGAGCTGGCAGCCCCACGTATCTGACAGATTTAGGAGAAGGCTTCAACCTGCTGGCTATCTAACCCTGACTGAATTGAAATATAGTTACAAATTCTGCTAACGATGTCGTAATCTCGCAGCCAGAAAGCTATCGGAGAGACACAACACTCGGCTGCAATGTTCCGGAGAGATTATTAGCTAGAAGGGAATTCTTTCTCAGCCTCGTGTGATGAcgtgtcttttattttttcttattgagTTGTCTACCAGCGAGGACCTGTCACAGTTCCTCGATCTTTATAATTCATAGGAGAGAACGTGTAGTCAGGAAAGGTATTTTGAGCATTGTATTGTTTGACTGGAGCGCAGGTTAGGACTTGTAGGGTGTTCATGAACCCTGTTAAGGGTGTTTGAGAAACTGAACAATTGAGTCCACTGGTGAagattgaaatgttttatatttttaaggcaaacttacataaaaagaaaataacacacacacacacaccacaaatttataatttcagatacacatgcaaacacacacatgcatgtacgcacacaaaataatatttcaataaaCGCGCGcgcgcattcacacacatacacatacatatgcaagGTTTATtggcacgcacgcacacaaacgaaCATATACACAAATCTATTCAAATTTTTCCTTGGCTTTGTCCATCACAACCGAAACAAAACCTCTCTAGAGACTGAATGAACGGCGAGTAGAAATGTGATACCGCTTTGCTCGGGACTTCTTGTCAGACAACAATTTACCAAAATCGCATTTTGAAATATTAGACAGTATGCAGGTTGTAAAGAGCGGACTTTCACAGTCTACTGACAGGagaatttagaaacaaaatactttgagCTTAGCACATATGTTCACTCCTGAATGTCAGAAAGCATGCTAAAATGCCAGTAAGATACAATCGAAATCAATAGAACAATGTACATCACAAAACAACTGTTCATCAAGTGATTTCTTAAAATGTCAGATGTCTACTCAACATGTCTGCGTGCACGAAAGCCGGAGACAAAGCACGTTTTAAAGTACTTTAAACAGTTAAATTGTAATCTTATCTGcagcagaaaatatttcatgatatCATGCTCTACCTCTGGttggtattttttttcacttttgacaGACTTTACGACAGCAGACAAAACATGTGCCAGTCTCCCCCTCCCAGCTTCCCTCTCTCCACCACAACGGATTCCACCCCAACCCCATGACGGTAATTGTTCTAATCCTGGCTACAAATGCAAGAAcaagaaggacagaaaaaagtcTGGTCATAAAATGCTTCGATTCGAATAAAATGGCTGATCCTGCTATTGATTTGCCGTGCGGTGGTGCACTCAAAAGGTGATTTCCACAAAGCTTAGAAGAGAACTAGAACAAGCTTGCGAGCAGACTAGGAGGGTCTTTGCAcgaaaatcttaaaaaaattttcaagagTTCTACTTATTTGCTCAGTCTTACAGTCTGTCTCAAATACTGCGTGCAGCCTGATGGTCGGATGTGTATTCTCCAGACTAGTTACCTAACGCAGGCAACGTTCTAATATACGCAGGCAACGTTCTAATATACGCAGGCAACGTTCTAACATACGCAGGCAACGTTCTAATATACGCAGGCAACGTTCTAACATACGCAGGCAACGTTCTAATATACGCAGGCAACGTTCTAACATACGCAGGCAACGTTCTAATATACGCAGGCAACATTCTAACATACGCAGGCAACGTTCTAACATACGCAGGCAACGTTCTAATATACGCAGGCAACGTTCTAATATACGCTCGGGAAACGAGGTTTTAAAGTCTGTCATCTTCCTTTCAACGGCGCtaagactttttatttatttgtccacTGTAAGGTTAACTCTGGATCTTGATTCGATGAAATCATCGATCAACAAGCAGATATATATCTGAAACAGCAGACATTAACAGTGAAATCGCGAACACCATCTTGCGATAGGTCTTCAAACACAAGCACGGTGACCTGACCCTACCATTGCTTCCGGGGGTCGAGCGGCGGGATTGACAGAGCTGAGAAGTCAACTGCTGTAAATCTAATGGCACCGTCTATGAAGCCGAcattaaggaaagaaaatcatGATAATGTATCGACTGACACCATGTAGTGGAATCGATTCCCTCAAGCTGACATGTTAAATCAAGCCCTCAAACAGTAATTATGCTTTGTTCAAACCCCTTGTTCCAAGCCACGTGGATTTTTCTTCAGGTGTGCTGCTTTCTTGGAGTCCATAACCGATTTGTTTGAACTCATAGCTAGGACCAGCAAAATTCTAGTTTCGGGTTCAATGCTCTGATTCAGAGGCAGGCATTTAATGCTTTTGTCTGTCTACAGCTGTATAAatcttctcttttccttcttctctaattcattttcaaatttattaaaaattctcCCTGCAAAGCCATGTTTAGCGAGCAAATAGGCACGCGCCAAGAAAGATAAGGTTGCGCTGCAAACCTGCAGTGAGCTGAATATTTCTAATTAACCGGTGAATagcttttgtttgcttggtttttaAACCGGATCTGCTGATGGTTTTGACTGATTTATAGAAACCGTCCCAAAGCTTTCGGGCATACCACGTGTCACGGAAGATTAATACATGTAAAACTAATTAATGGTTCATTAATAGTTAGGAAATATAGATAACGATGCTGAAAGTGCCTTTGGAATAGAATTTGGCAAAAATTACAGAACACCACCCATTGGCTGGTTGTCTCTCTTTCCCCCATCCTAGTCTATACATGTAAGATAaatagtgtgtatgtgagaaCCTTGTCCTTTGGAATGTAGCTTGATTGTGTATATTTAGATGCagatgtgtatacatatataaaaatatacatttgtctATAGATTGGTTTTCAACATTATGTTTTGTATTGCAAATATGATTGTCCCCATGTCATAATGACCATGAATCATTTGCATTAactatgtcatgtcatgtctctctctcgtctcATGTTTCTCTGACTCGATCCTCAACAATTACACCAACGCCATACCGCCGCCAGCTTGCTTGTCGCAGGAAGAAAGTCTTCGATGTTCACTCCAGTCTTTTAGTTCTTTATCTTAAAACACATCACACCAACCAGGAAAGCCTAAAAGAAaactacataatttttttacgACTGGCATTACTGGCAATGCTCCACATTTGGAAGAAAAGACGAGCACATTTGCTTCACATCATCTTTCTTGTCAGAGGTAACATCATTATGCTCCTGTCTAGTAagacagcaagagaaaaaaatatatataaacataaaagaaaaaagaaacatcaaaagcaGAACACAGGCTGTTATTTTGGTGGAAAATTCATTGCTTGCCCTCCTCTGTTGCTCTGATTCTGCATGGAAGCAGGAATAGCAATCGGTGGAAGTCCCAGAGAAGCTAATGGTTGGCGTGGACTGGGTTTTTCGGGGGTCGTGGACGAGGTCGGCAAGGTGCCGGCGACGAGTGCTGCAAAAttttgctgcagctgctgcaggcCGGTCTCCAGGCTGTTGACCCTGGTGTGCGTCTGGTTGAGTTCGCGCTGCACGTCGCTCAGTTGCCGCTCCAGCTTCCCGATCTTCTTGATGCGATCGTTCAGCTTGTTCTCCAGCTCCCCGACCAGCTGCTGCAGCTTCTTGTTCTCGTTCTgcagagggaaagagaagaggGCCTGTCATTTCTAGGGATGGAGAGACAGAACACATATTTTATGGACTGAGAACAGAGATAACAATCGAGAGAGAAGTGATGGAGATAAGGAGCATCCTTCTGATgagaaagggggagagaatACAAGAACACGTCAGTTCTAGAGAACAGATGTCTGTTCTAGAGTAAAAGTGCATCAAAACATCAGAGGCAAGCACAACCGACCAAACATCAGCTGTTGGAATGAAACTATCTTTCTTGTGCCCCCATACAAAGGACTTTCTcaaacatgaaacatgaaaCTCAGATTTTACCGCTCTTCCATAAATATGGTACCAGATCCATCGACGAAGCAAAAAATGTctgtacataatttttttaattcccatTCGTGCATTTCCCCTTAATGTTTATGACTGTGTGTTTAGCAGCCTTACAACAACTTAATTAATGGTGGAGAGGATGTGTACAAAGTGTAAAGAAAGATAACTCCAGGGACTGTGGGTATGATTTCACGCAAAGAAGAGTGGTGGAGGCTGAAGACAagagactaaaccggaagtgaTACCTCTAGTCGGTCAATTTTATGTCTGTCTGCAGTGGACTGGTTGGTCAGTGTCTCCACTTTCTTCTGCGTGTCCTGCAACTCTTTGTTTCGCGTCTCCAGGGTAACCATGGCTTCCTGCAGCTGTTTGCGCAGCTCTGCAATCTCCTGTCGAGACTGTTCCAGCTCTTTCTGcaggtgaaaaaaacaaacaaaaaaacaagataaaacaagaagaaagagatcCGTAGTGTAATGGATTTCCTTGCAACTAACGGGCAGCGCACATCTTAACGCTTTCATCTATCGGAGTCTCACCTTTCCTTACCGGATCTCACTCTGCCTCCCATCATACCCCATTATCTAATGTGGGAGGTTGGCAAGTTGGTTATGAACTATCCAGTTTTCTGATGTGCagattttattgtctttgtttcttgcGGACAAGGGGGTATTATAGAATCTGCTAATGAGTAATGAAGACAGGACTACATTGTATCACTCGTGTATGTGCCAATCCTACAGTCCATAGTTCCATCCCTAAGTTCGCATTTTCTTGAAGAATCTGAAGCTACTTCATTTATGCGCAGGCAGACATTCACACATTTGCATACCTTCTGCTGCTGTCGCTTTTCGGAGTCCATCCTCTGCAGTCCGATGAGGTTCTCGAGCTCCTCCAACCGCAGCTCCATGTCCTCCACCTTCCGCAACAGACCTTGCACGTCCGGTGCCCGCACTGCATGCTTCCACAGAGTCTGtgcacacaccacaacacagcaacaaatacCCATGACAATCCTGAACAAATCATCTAGCAAGATTTCTGTCAGAATTCTTTGACATTTACTTTTCATATGTTGTTTATATCTGTCCTATGCTACTACCGCTGTAGTCCTAGTTCACAGTAGAATGCTTTGGCAATAAAGCtgatttgatttatttaatttaatttctttctttcttctcctcctcacctttttcttctttttatatcttcttcGCTGTTCTTTCTTCGAGTATTTTCTGTATCAATAAATCGCTTTTTTCATAGGTCACAATAATGCTCAGTAAATATTGCGGAGTTGCATGTTTTTCTGCATGACCAGCGGGGTagagaagaaatgaagggaAACCATGGCTAATGGCGCTCAGACAggaaaatcaattttaaaagtCAAAGTAACATTATTCTCCCACGCTGTAAGCTGCGGCTGCCAGATATCTTAATGTCTCATGTGTCTTGCTGAACCATCTCACTCAAGcaatctttttgaaaaaaaaaagttgaaaggaAAGCACAGAAAAATTCCTTAATATTTACAATGTGaccactgttgtttacaaactTACAATCATACAACAATGTTGTCCAAAATAgcttctcctccctctctctctctctcactctatctttctctcttctgtctgccTCCATAGCTAAGAAAGCACTTGTCTACTAAACTCTTGTGAATGTGAAATGTGTGTACAGAAAGGTGTGTCATCACGTGATTGATATGTACACAAGTACTAACTCCTCCACCCCCTCCAACAACCCCTACCTTTGCATCTGTGTCGTCGCTGTCGCTGTCCAACGCCCGCCGCTTGGGCtgctgaccacgtgacttgtTGGACATGGTGGGGTTATGGGTCATCGCTATGGGGCTAGCTCCGTCGGAGGAAGAGCGGCGGGTGATGTCAGGTAGTCCGTGCAGCATGGAAAAAACCTGtgttcagaaacaaaaatcaagagcATCAGACTCGAATATGAAATAATGGACACATTACTTTTATCTATGTAAAcagtgaaacagaaataaattggAGCTGTTACTGATGGCGAGAAAACAGGAAAGCATCTCTGTGGAAAGTGTAAACAATGGTCTTCTAGCTTTTGATAACAAGGCGATGGCACAATGTATGTGTTAGCCTGATGAGACTGCGAGTAGTCCTGTGGTCACTACATTCAATCTTGACAAGAAAGATCGTGTGACAGATTGATGGATAGattagaagaaggaaaaaaaaaaaaaagaaaactacaccAATAAACTTGGTGGGCGCAAGGGACAGTTTCCCATTTTCTCATTACACGAGATTCTAacctttaacattttcatttaactcCCAGAAATCGTTTTTGATAGGATTGATGATGTAGGATCCACTTCATCCACTTTCTCAAATGTATCCGGGAACAATGTCACTTAACATAGTCATGGCCTGTCACTCGtgtgtaaaattaaattaaaatataaatgcatatcAAAGTAGTATTTCTGCTGGTGGCGGCAATTTTTTCCTAATACATCTAGCTAAGGCagaatcataaaatatttattacttagctgtcccttttttatttgtgtgtgtgtgagagcgaaCGCTAATCAAAGTGAGTTCAGCTCACTCGCTCAGGTTCCACTTAGCTCCCCAGTGAACGCCAGTTGATTGCTGACAACCATGGACAACATTAACAGATCTTTGTTGCATCTGATTATTTTACATAATTAAATTAGTTGTTATTTTGGGGTCATTGTCCATTTAGCGGAGGTTATTCTATATCACTAGGGGAGAGGGGTATCCGTTGATATATGTTAATTGTTTGGCTTTGTCAGCGTGTGTGGTGTCTAGATACGTTTGCGCCTTTGTTGCATTATaatgtttatagatatatatagatatattgcATTGTGTTATAGGTAACATCATTTCAAGACAAGCTTTCAAAAAACACTAAAGACATCTATTTGAGTAATATCTTAACAAGATAATTTATTCCACTGCTTTCACTTGATGTGCTATCCTGatggtgtttatgtgtgtgtgtgtgcatgttagaCGTATAAATTGTACAAATTAGCAttagtttaattaaaattagCTTTTTGTGTACAATAGTTATTAATGAAAAgcttatcattttatttttcttgtcaagtAAAATAACACACCGACCACATTAGGTGAGTCGGGTCTACCCTTGACAAGAACACAGCGCTCAAGAAATACTCCATTGCTACACCAGTCATAAGTGATTCACTGAACAGTGGTTGTTGGCATATCTTTATGTTAGGTTTGCAGAGTTTGCTATCCTCTATAATCCACTTGAAAAGACTTTTTACTTAGACGTCTCTCCCACCCGGTCTACCTTGAAAGCAATTATCTCTTTGTCCCTCAGCTACTGTGTCAGCACGTGACGTCAGCATAAGTTAAATCAACCCTCGGTTTACTCGAGCTCTAACCCCAACAACACAGCCCTCCGCTCCTCTTATCGCCGCTAGTCatagaggtcaaaggtgaacaGTTTTGAATCCTTCACAAAAAAACCGTTAGTTTGACCGTTTAAAATCACCAGGATGTCAGATCAGTTGTTGCCTTTAATCCTAGCAGCTGTTGCGGGCTAGGGACTGTCACAACGACTTAAACCACTGCAACCTGTCGGGGGATGACGTCATGTCTTCGGTCGTTAGTTGAGAGGAAAATGTTGACAACGACCTAACTGTCGAGTGTGTCTGCAAGAGAGTACCTGGGGGGActggggaagggaggagggggagttGAGAGCTACACTAATGCGGGGCATGAAGACTAAACTCCTCATACTTTATGCACACTGCTGCTGAGAGCTTTTCCCCCGAGACAGACGGGTACAGGTGTGCTGTGCGGGTAGGCTCGTGCACTGCGAATGTCACAGGTGTTTCTGCAAGGTCTGAGCGATGTCAGGTTGATTGATCTGCACCCGCTGACCACCTTTGACTTCGTGCCGTTTGCTTTTTGATAACCACGTGACCCAATCACCGTTCTGCTCGTACGccattttgtcgtctgctttctatTTGGGAAAGCAGAGTTCGCTTCTTCTGTTACtaagctttgtttttctttgttgttgcgACACAGTGCAAGACACGAACACTTATTTTTAGGACTAATTTGTTAGCACCGTATCTCCTTGTGGAGGAAAAGCGACATTTAGTTTGATCTAACGGTTATTAAAGTGCTGACAAAGAGAACCAAGTGATGTCAGATACAATTGTCTGTCCACCTGGTTATTGTCTGTAAAACATAATCTTTATTTGTCGGATAATCATTCTATCATTTAGCTGTTTATCTACAAAATATTGTGAAGctgttttactctttttttcccctgtagGTCTGCTTTCCCCCCGGTCTGTCAGTTTGAACTTTGAAAGTGAATAACTTTGAAGCTATATCATGATTGTTGTTGAATCTGCAGGTAACTAGAACCGTATTCAGCTTCGGTAAACTTGATACTGAATTCCGCTTCATGAAACAGTGGGCCGGCATTATTTCCTGAAAACAACCGTCTAACCCTGTCGTTCTAATCAAAGTAATAGCAAACACTAAGGgtatccttttttaaaaaaaaaaaaaaaatctgcgcCCTAAACACAATAAACTACGGTTTGCTGCGTGGGGTTAGGCAGAGAAGTTTATGGCTGCCAGTGTTATCAAAATCTGTCTCCTGTTGTGACAGATGGTGGAAAACGAGCACAGGACCCCGTAAATATTCGaaatacagataaatattttgaaacatgaaGTCTTCGGGTACATGGAGGATCCTGGAGAAGCtcagaattttctgttttatggTCGAACAGTGGAGGTCACTTCCGGCTTCAGGTAAAAAGGATCTGGCAGTGCTAAGAAATGTTGGAAGATTCAAATACACACGTCCTTGATTTTACATTGGGTCAGATaatattttgttccttttgtttgtttgtttgtctgtctgtccgtctcaGGTGAATGTCTAAGAATGCTTACCTGTCAACGAGTCGCGAGACCTTTCACCGAGGGCGGCATACGAGAGACTCTGCTGCTGTGAGTGAGCGCTTGGCTTGTGGTCTTGGGTCGAGTCTTCGTCCGTAATCTACTATTGTGCTAGGGGCCACCTCGTACAGCAACAAATTTCTATGTGGTACTTGCTTGCTCCCCCCTAGACCCGATATACCACAGTGCCCTACCAACAGTAGCCTGGTCACGTGTCACCCCGACTACCTGCCTACCCGCCTTCCCCCTCTCCCAACACCACCGTTTCTTTTTCTGGTTCTGCCTAACACTCGTGATCTCTCTTGACCTTAGTTCAAGACTTGCagcgttttctttctttctgttttttttttttttttttgctccc from Pomacea canaliculata isolate SZHN2017 linkage group LG8, ASM307304v1, whole genome shotgun sequence encodes the following:
- the LOC112571033 gene encoding putative leucine-rich repeat-containing protein DDB_G0290503, producing MLHGLPDITRRSSSDGASPIAMTHNPTMSNKSRGQQPKRRALDSDSDDTDAKTLWKHAVRAPDVQGLLRKVEDMELRLEELENLIGLQRMDSEKRQQQKKELEQSRQEIAELRKQLQEAMVTLETRNKELQDTQKKVETLTNQSTADRHKIDRLENENKKLQQLVGELENKLNDRIKKIGKLERQLSDVQRELNQTHTRVNSLETGLQQLQQNFAALVAGTLPTSSTTPEKPSPRQPLASLGLPPIAIPASMQNQSNRGGQAMNFPPK